In Trifolium pratense cultivar HEN17-A07 linkage group LG7, ARS_RC_1.1, whole genome shotgun sequence, a genomic segment contains:
- the LOC123897331 gene encoding probable F-box protein At4g22030 — MASIQVSSVLSRTLCSSSSSNPIKSSFHVPKLPKSLYIAPKVRPSRKLFEELNGQFTHTIPVKIQENEYYSPKSSPSSSKTKTITQLYAILESVSDRIEMHQNIGEQRDNWNTLLLNSINMITLTASAMAGIAAISGSGEPLLALKLSSALLFSASTGMLIIMNKIQPSQLAEEQRNATRLFKSLKSNIETTIAIGNPTKEYVKDAIANVLALDKAYPLPLLGVMIEKFPQKYEPANWLPTKKSTRSNMISQINETKQKGWRKNGWNEGLETEIKDVLEVMKRKDMEDYERLGNLVLKINKTLAIAGPLLTGIAAVGSTFVGQGSWTSIVPVVAGALATAVNSFEHGGQVGMVAEMYRTCGGFFQMMENSIQENILEEDEEQRENGELFEIKLALKLGRSLSQLRDLARKSAYSREEGTTVDEFASKLF; from the coding sequence atggcTTCCATACAAGTTTCATCTGTTCTTTCTAGAACtctttgttcatcatcttcttcaaatcCAATCAAATCCTCTTTCCATGTGCCAAAACTTCCTAAATCTCTATATATAGCTCCTAAAGTAAGACCAAGTAGAAAGCTATTTGAGGAATTAAATGGCCAATTCACACACACAATTCCAGTTAAGATCCAAGAAAATGAGTATTATTCACCTAAAAGTTCTCCTTCatcatcaaaaacaaaaaccattaCTCAACTCTATGCAATTCTAGAATCGGTATCCGATAGAATAGAAATGCATCAAAACATTGGTGAACAACGCGATAATTGGAACACCCTTTTGTTAAACTCGATCAACATGATCACTCTTACAGCATCCGCCATGGCAGGTATTGCAGCCATAAGTGGCTCCGGCGAGCCACTTTTGGCACTTAAATTATCTTCAGCACTTTTATTCTCAGCCTCAACAGGTATGCTAATTATCATGAATAAAATTCAACCTTCACAACTTGCTGAGGAACAAAGAAACGCAACGAGGTTATTTAAATCGCTCAAGTCCAACATCGAAACCACGATAGCAATAGGGAATCCCACAAAGGAATATGTAAAGGATGCAATTGCAAATGTTTTAGCACTTGATAAAGCTTATCCACTTCCTTTGTTAGGGGTTATGATTGAAAAATTCCCTCAAAAATATGAACCTGCTAATTGGTTGCCTACAAAAAAGTCAACTAGAAGCAACATGATTTCTCAAattaatgaaacaaaacaaaagggGTGGAGGAAAAATGGATGGAATGAAGGGTTAGAAACTGAAATAAAAGATGTATTAGAAGTTATGAAGAGAAAAGACATGGAAGATTATGAGAGATTAGGAAACTTGGTGTTGAAGATTAATAAGACATTGGCAATTGCAGGGCCTTTACTAACTGGAATTGCAGCAGTGGGGTCCACTTTTGTCGGTCAAGGTTCATGGACATCTATAGTACCTGTTGTCGCAGGAGCATTGGCAACAGCAGTGAATTCATTTGAGCATGGTGGACAAGTTGGTATGGTTGCTGAGATGTATAGAACCTGTGGTGGATTCTTTCAAATGATGGAAAATTCTATTCAAGAGAATATATTagaggaagatgaagaacaaagaGAGAATGGAGAGTTGTTTGAAATTAAGTTGGCTTTGAAATTAGGAAGAAGTTTGTCACAATTAAGAGATCTTGCTAGAAAATCAGCTTATTCTCGTGAAGAGGGAACAACAGTCGATGAATTTGCTAGCAAgttgttttaa